The following coding sequences are from one Capsicum annuum cultivar UCD-10X-F1 chromosome 3, UCD10Xv1.1, whole genome shotgun sequence window:
- the LOC124897295 gene encoding uncharacterized mitochondrial protein AtMg00810-like: KNAFLNGDLHAEVYMTPPPGIDHQPGEVCRLRKALYGLKQAPRAWFEKFSTVITSLGFVPSNHDSALFVRCTSAGRILLSLYVDDMIITGDDHSGIELLKYDLAHRFAMKDLGLLRYFLGIEVAQSKKGYLLSQTKYISDLFTRARLSDNRTVDTPLETNARYSPSDGVPLSDPSLYRTIVGSLVYLTVTRPDIAHAVHVVSQFVTAPTSVHWGAVLRILRYLRGTQFQNLLFPSTSSLELRAYSDADWDGDRNDRKSTTGFCVFLGDSLISWKSKKQDVVSRSSTEAEYRAMAVTTCEIIWLRWLLADMGVHISMPTPLHCDNKSAVQIAKNSVFHERTKHI; this comes from the coding sequence aagaatgcttttctgaatggtgatctccacgcggaagtttatatgactcctcccccaggtattgaccaccagccaggtgaagtttgtcggcttcgaaaagctttatatggtctcaaacaagcccctcgtgcttggtttgagaaattctccactgttattacttcccttggatttgtcccgagtaaccatgattcagcattgtttgttagatgtacaagtgcagggcgaattctattgtccttatatgtagatgatatgattattactggtgatgatcatagtggtattgagttattgaagtatgatttggctcatcgatttgcaatgaaggacttgggcttgctgcgttattttctgggtattgaggtggctcagtctaagaaagggtatcttctttctcagactaagtatatatctgacttgtttacacgggcgcgtctttctgacaacaggactgtagatactccccttgaaaccaatgcacgttactctcctagtgatggtgttccattatcagatccgagtctttatcggactattgtgggtagtttggtttatcttacggttactcgtccagatatagcacatgcagttcatgttgttagccagtttgttactgctcctacttctgtgcactggggagctgtacttcgtattctaaggtatcttcgtggtactcagtttcagaatctcttgtttccctcgacgtcatctctcgagttgcgagcctatagtgatgctgattgggatggagatcgcaatgatcgtaaatccaccactggtttttgtgtgtttcttggagactctttaatctcgtggaagagcaagaaacaagatgttgtctctagatcttccacggaggctgagtatcgtgctatggctgtgactacatgtgagattatttggttacgttggcttcttgcagatatgggggttcacatttctatgcctactcccctgcattgtgataacaaaagtgcggtacaaattgcaaagaattctgtcttccatgagcgtacgaagcacatt